The Tubulanus polymorphus chromosome 1, tnTubPoly1.2, whole genome shotgun sequence genome contains a region encoding:
- the LOC141914287 gene encoding transcription elongation factor A N-terminal and central domain-containing protein 2-like yields the protein MDKFVVKRPRTKDSSPIKSPKKSKQLQLRDLKRVVNIDDIKRYKAMLDLPKQSDENILEALTELQKKIPPRHVFQSTQIGKSVKKFRKSENETIRELAKKICNEWNSFFVNHQQKGLLEVKCDLKTEKFREKAATLLSEVLEIENNHILVENIEREIFHQSKRLMNNVYKKATRTMVMKLKTDSNARQNLLDGTINVKEFVSLFVKKGSI from the exons ATGGATAAATTTGTCGTGAAGAGGCCGCGAACTAAAGATTCTTCTCCGATTAAAAGCCCTAAAAAAAGTAAACAACTTCAGCTGCGAGATCTCAAA aGAGTCGTCAACATAGACGACATCAAACGCTATAAAGCGATGTTAGATCTACCCAAACAGagcgatgaaaatattttggaaGCGCTCACGGAACTTCAGAAAAAAATCCCTCCGAGACATGTTTTCCAATCAACTCAAATAG gtaAATCAGTGAAAAAGTTTCGCAAATCAGAGAACGAAACTATTAGGGAACTGGCGAAAAAAATTTGCAACGAGTGGAATTCGTTTTTCGTGAACCATCAACAAAAAGGATTATTAGAAGTGAAATGTGACTTGAAAACAGAGAAATTCCGTGAAAAAGCTGCGACATTATTGTCAGAGGTGTTAGAAATAGAG AACAATCACATTCTAGTGGAGAACATTGAAcgagaaatatttcatcaaagcaAAAGactaatgaataatgtgtATAAAAAAGCCACGCGAACGATGgtgatgaaattaaaaacGGATAGTAATGCCAGACAGAATCTGCTTGACGGGACAATCAATGTGAAAGAATTTGTTTCGTTATTCGTCAAAAAGGGCTCAATTTGA